gtttatactaaaggttcgatgagttatgacgacttgcagctcactttaattttacatgtacgctgtgaatttcattgtttagaaaaccattgctttagaaaaatctggcgtctttcgttaagcagctggcgtcttttcgttttgctttagaacatctggcgttctttcgttctgcttttacaaaacatctggcgtctttcgttggtttatttcatcaatcaacggcgttttgaacaaaatttttattgtttaatcacgcacaggagaaatctcaccaggcactaccttggaggtaaacaatggctgctaatgggaatgagagacagaagaagtcggcttttagctaacacttacacttctacttctactaacgtttcctactggaacatgccaatggctgctaaggggagtgagagacagaagaattcagcttttagttaacgcgcacgctgcgaatttttattgttcaacaacgcacaggaaaatctcccaccggcaccaccttggaggtcaaagcgtaagacttgttacggactacgactactactactactacgacgacgacgacgactacgagggacgaacgggtgccgccttaaggagcttcgcccttaaaaagtaggaagctcatcaaagcgaactgcgggtacaatgcaaaagaagtttcagttattcCGGCACGCTGCAattcgcaagtacaagcgagcatcgcatgacatcgagttcgaggcaggCCCTCCGACGTCAGTCCTCTAGCggctaaatgcgttaaaatcgggtatatacgtaacgccaaagcgatgaagtacatacacacgctcaatttacttagctatgtatcttacgatcagtgatACAACGCTCGCTTCagcagggacgaatggccccagcaattttcgccttttcagttgcattctcccttcatctctcgcttcctgtgcattggactgttttattacgcatcctcaaatagTCTCTTGATGGTTGTCTTTCGTTtatatatactgcaaatggggcaCACgcgtgtggcctccgagatagctacggcaatcgcggaggtcacgggcaaaacaaacctgaaggtggtcacgacaaacattttgcgatttacttgtatgacgcacgtgttagctagttagaacaggaactctgagccttcaaaacgtacatgcgCGATACTGTGTCggtgacgaccaactcagatTATAGGTTgttgcggtgtgcgtatcacgcgtcttcagtctgcctctagctgctcactccgtgttacacggcacgcaccgcggtcagagcctctgttGAGCTTCATAGTTAAGGTTACCACGCttctccgtcagggctacgcaaaaaaacagcagagccacattatcacacttcctcatgcgaccggctgtgaaGAACGCGgttacttcgcttacccaacaggCTGGCGACGGCCCGTATCCATcgctctcgcctttctgtttcgtacgacaactatggacaTCTGTAAAACTGAAtgttgttattcagtcctttacgtccgtggcaattcacaacgcaacagtagcgccgattgcggcgtttcttcgtagcgtgcggtgCGGTCTCGTCtcctgttgttttcgccgtcgttctggcgagtgatccagcaagcacttccaaggcggctcggtggcgcgtccgactagcggagagaaattcacagctctctttctgagtgttaaatgcgcatacacacgcaatattaagctcaatcgttgtttcgcactctcTAGTTGGACCTTGGTCTCACAGCAAACtatgcgagggagtcggtctttgtactacccaatactgctccgacaggtggcgccacgcgtcttgcgaaactccagagtctgatgtCTATTGCGTAGCTCGTTTTTTATCGGAATCGACCTGTGAAGAGGGGGGACACGCCTAAGGTGGGATAGCATAGTTGGATTAACAGCGCGGAGCTACGAAGGAATAGAAATTCAAGCGACACTAGCGACAGCTGACATTTTCACATGCACATAAGCTTCCTCTGTCGAGAGGGAATAACAACTTAGTAGAGCTAGATGTTGTAACAGCCACCGACAGCCCCTTGTGGTCATAAGTCATATATCCACACGTGGACAAGGGTCTCGTACGCGTTCCACAACGATCGAGAAATTTATTTAGCTCCATTGCCGAACAAgcgtgttatgcggtgaagcacacGATCCGAGTTTCGGTGAATCATATTTGATGTGCCGTGAATCATATTCAGAGCGGCACTGTCACGAAAGCGGCACTGTGTCTCCGTGCACATGGTTCTCCGTTAAGGGGAGCCGAGTTTCACCGCACCTAgagccctagagttactgtatatgctaccttgcatatacagtaactctaaccgcACCGACATTCATGTCGGCGCGgagtggacccggactggggttcatttatttttaataaagttgttctctctctctctctctgaactggCTCCGAAGGAGCTGTGCAGTGATGCTGTGCGAAACATTATGAAAACCTGGACAAGAATACTGAGAAGGGGAACTGTTCGAGGGGCTAATTTATTtcttagacacaactaatgaaaccaagagACAGTTAAGCTGAGGGGACATtactaaggcaaaagccttagatgcctcataaaacacgaaaattgaccggcgtcccgcgtcgccgtcccccgtcggcggagtcaacacgagtgatggaaaaaaatcatcacgcgatgacgtcatcgtgacgtcgttCATAGCCATAATTTGTaacgtcgtagtgacgtcacgtgacgtcattatatGCATCTTAGCTCGGTCAACGGTGCGCCCatcacggaggaagtgcaaaaccaggttaggatCCTGGAGGCACGCTAGGTGCAccaagctttcggagggtggacaaaggggcaagaagttTGGAGCAGTGGCACACCCGGCCcgtgctaccccccccccccccacccgaattATTTTGCCATTGCATACaaagcccaaaatgacactcgaccacatcttcctgccccccccccccttcagatcAGATGGTGCCTCCCCCCtcaaccagaaaaaaatttctgcctacgcgcCTGCTCCGGAGGACAAAGCGGCAagacgtccgttcgtcagcgcgcgtcgtgaccttaaaggggccatgactcAGTCACCCAATATTTAGCGCTTTTTCAGCGAAATATATAAGTAGAGAGTCTATTGTGCCTGTATAAACAGTGCCCCAGTTAACTGTAGCCAGAAAAATATACCAACACACTCAATGACgacgcttgtcggctacacgctattatatctccgcttgcgcattcgtaaacacacaaaatgaagtgaaatcagttgatcgcgcacaatagtcatgcgagacaaggaagaacaggcgggcggctgcatggcaaagcagtgtaggagacagttcacaactgatatttcgtgTATATGGACCTGTCGAGAGAATGTATCGTAATGGCGTCACGGGAATCACcgttcttgcgtcacgaagtgcgccagaagaacgagaaacgccaggagagaataacacgcATGTTTACTTGTATATGTTCAGACGCTGGTTAGGGgccttttaaaggggtactgaaccATACTTCGTGCTTGGTGAGAAACACATCCTGCGTAAAACAGGCGATTCtacgaacagctcagccaaatcttgcagtcgtgcgtggcaaggAGCGCTTAGGCCCGTCCCCACTCTCtcccagtagcgtagccagaatttttttcgaggggggggggggggcgacataGAGCTGGCGCCCCAGGCGGGACACCAGCTGTACagtcccaccccccccccccggaaaaaatttctggctacgccagctGTATGTCGTCATATAGCAGGTTGCTGCTATTGGCCTATAGATAAACCAAAAGTgctgtttggatcagatgcgcttcttgcaacGAGGTGCCATCCCGTGGCGGCGCCGCGCTCTATAGTTTTTTCGGCGATCGATTCGAGAGGCAGTAAACCGCGATACTGAGGTTCATTTATTTCTTGGAAAAGTGGCTCGGGACCCCTTTAAAATATTTTACAGGGCGCACTGCATCGCTAACAGCGGCCAGGTTGGACGATTCCGCGCTAGGGGGAATTATGACGTTGATGATCCCTCACTACAGATGGCACGTAGGAATAATCAGTGTGGGCTAAATATTTGCCCTTAATCTTATTCATGCACCAGTATATACTCATCACTGTCAAGTGTCATCCGAGTTCATCGCGCAGCTCGGCCGAATAAAGACATCGAGGTAACAGCAGTCATATGCCACCTAATTCTGTGTTTCCCCGTTGCTCTCGACTGGTGACGTCTCGACGGCAAGCGCAGCTGGCTGAACCGAACGTGTAGGCGCACAGCTTCTCCTGTGTGCGTTAGAAGGTGAGGCATGTTGTGCATCTGAACGTAGTGAAAGAAATAACGGAGGTGGGGAAGGGAACAAGACGAGAACTGCATCGGGTCAGTAACAATTAAGCTTTATCCATTACCACATTTTTAGACATGGCAATAAATAAACGTGAGATCTTTGGTTCGGACAGCCATCCTGAGGTGTCCCTTTAGAACCAAGGAACATAACAGTGAATGTTCACCAAACAGCTGCTGAAATTTGAGCAATTCTATCACTCTTTGATCACCGAGCAAGTAACGACGCATGTCTTCTGCATCATACGTTGGCACGAAGTCCGATGTAAAAAAAGTCACTCGGGTGTACAGTACATTCCCTTGAGTTCCAGAAGTCATTCACTGTATAAGTACATCGAGTCCTTCGCAGTAcaacgagaagaagaagaaaaaaaaaacatttaacgtGCACTTCCTCACGCACGactgtataaataaaaatgcaTATAACGAGTGTTTCTTTGCTCCTGCAGAAAAACAGCAAGACGCTAAGATCATAAATCAGAATGTGGCACATATTTGTGGCGCCATGGTTACATTATACAGTTTGGCATACTGCACGCACAGGTGTTCAATCACCGAGTTTCACAGCTGACGAACTCGACCGAAGGCTTCGCCTGCCAGTCGGTCAGCGTTGGAGGCTTCAGTCCATCAGACGCCGAGGATAAGTTGCCAGCGCACACAACCGACGAATTCAGCGAGTTCCACAGGTGACGAACGCGACGGAGTTCTTTCTGCGGGGCACCTTGTGCTCGCAGTTGAAAGACGCTCCGGACGTCGAAGGCGACGACGAATCGTCGGCGTACTCGGCCGATGAATTCCACGCGTTCCCCGTCGTAGACGGCGACGACGTCAAAGACGACGACGCGGTCGACGGGCCCTCGTCGAAGCACGGCGGCTGCCCGGGACTGGTGGGTGTCCCTTCGTCCACCGGAGACATCCTCAGGAGCGGCGGCGTCCTTCGGGAGCTCGCAGGTCCGGACGTGTCCACCATACAGTCGCCTCTTCTGCGCGCCTCCGTCTCCGTTCGTGGTCGACGCGGAGACGAGGCCCTCGAGTTGGGCGCCGTGTCGGTGACGTTGAAGATCTCGGTGACGCGGACCCGGTGCGTCGTCGAGTCCGTGTAGTAGAAGGCCATGAGTGCGTCCTTCTGCTGAGTCACGTCCAGGATGTGTTCCAGCTTGTCGGCGTCCTCCTTGCTCTGGCATCGCTCGATGCACTCCTTCTCCCAGTTGAGCGCCTGGTTGGTGAGCGCTATGGCGTCCACCGTGGCGTCTTCCTCGCGGTCCTCGCTCAGGGTCCGCAACGCCTCGACGACGCTCTGCCTGCGACAGCGTTCCACGGGTCCTCCGACCACGGCGCCCTGCGgtcccgcggcggtcgcgccggTGGTAGTGCCGCCGCCGCTTCCCGATAAGTTCATGGTGAAGCCGAAGTTGAGCGAGCTGACCACGGTGGTGTCCTCGCTGCCTGTACGTCGGGGCAGCGCCATGCCCGCGTAGGACGACTTGCGCTGCAGCACGCGTTGGCGCTGCTGCAGTCTGGGGTTGCCGCGAACCAGGTCTTCGAGGCTGCGGCTGCGCAGGTCGTGCCTCAGCATCGGGGCCGGCACCCGACGCGGCGGCGGGCCCGTCGGTGTCTTCGGTCGAGGCTCCGGTTCGTCCGGCGTGTAGTTGAACTCGGTGATGTTGAGCTGGCAGGAGAAGCGCGCGCTGTACAGCGGATGCTTGCTCTGCAGCTTGGAGGTGAAGTCGCGCGCCACGCCCACGGTGCGCATGAGCCGGCGGCGGATTTCCCGCCGCATCTTTGGCAGCAGTTGCCACATCCTGCGCGAGACGAAACAAACACGAGCGTTAAACATGTGTGAGTGGCTAGGCGCCACAGCGCTGGATGCCGAACAGCACGCATATGCCGACGTGCTTTCGACGAATATAAAAACGTCTCTAAACTCTTCTTGTGGCGCACATCGCAACATAAACTAAATACGATGAAAGAGGGTAAGACAAACGCGGTGTTCCTCTTTCTTCTTCGTGTTTAGTATATTTCGCACTTTTCCCCACACGTAAGTGGAACCACGCTCCTGAATCTCAACTACGACGACAACGCTACGCAGCGAAGTCGCCTAAGATGTTCGTCTTACCATATATTGATGTATAAAATGACAGTCGGGACTGAATACATGACGATGCAAGAGATCGCAAGAAACTCTCGGACTCTTCCTCTGTTGCCTGACACAAGCGTTAATTATTGCCAatcttgcaaaaaaagaaaaaaatgtcaggcCTAAAATTACAGCGAGTATAGTAAGCAAACTATACTTAGCCGTATACATGGGGTTACATAAACTTGGTATTTTACGCACACATGGTGTGCAAGCTGGGGGATAAGGAAACCACACTACTCATCGTATTCTTTATGTATATaacaaacttcagttgataggcCGTTGAACCTAATAACCGAGTTTCTCGCCCTCACTGAGCAACACTTTTTCACGCAGTACGAACGCTCGATTACTCCAAGAAAATGTAACTTCAACCGTCGGATCACCTGGACACATTTCACTCAATAAGTTCAGCAATAGCGTCCTCCAAAAACCTAACCTTTCGTTTGGCGAAGGGCAACAAACGTAGCGGAAGAAAGCAAGTCTCCTCCAGTGATGATACGTTTAATTCCCACATCCGTCATGCATCACGAAAGAAAGCGGTAGATAGACTGAATTTTTGTTCTTACTTGCAAATAACGACGATGGTGATGTCGATGGGCAGCACGTATGGAATGGTCAGTATGGAGAGGAGCTTCATAGGGCGGTGTCTGAAGAGCCAGTTGATCACTCCTTTGTTCAGCTGGTC
This window of the Rhipicephalus sanguineus isolate Rsan-2018 chromosome 2, BIME_Rsan_1.4, whole genome shotgun sequence genome carries:
- the LOC119381921 gene encoding uncharacterized protein LOC119381921, encoding MIPADEPNGQCRVVNLAFHFLFYLVCLFVGLVSLTTLTFSLSSIAGETTTYVLRVAVRARQRALGPLHPGFDINGIIHDGLCKLLPENAHKMCSGRLHVSLTRVSDGKNVLLSQFESREHLVEALKCSCFIPFYSGLRPPKINGVAYMDGGFSDNQPSLDENTVTVSPFAGDSDICPIDDSYNLTQINFSNTSISICPGNLYRAARIFFPPDPEILSRMCQQGFDDAVRFLQKHTSVRMLKSDMISCTSCLAVQSSFVMAAPEASPDLSTDSDAEQACDNCHSCKQRQQLALTDSLPETIVRAIQDASDQLNKGVINWLFRHRPMKLLSILTIPYVLPIDITIVVICKMWQLLPKMRREIRRRLMRTVGVARDFTSKLQSKHPLYSARFSCQLNITEFNYTPDEPEPRPKTPTGPPPRRVPAPMLRHDLRSRSLEDLVRGNPRLQQRQRVLQRKSSYAGMALPRRTGSEDTTVVSSLNFGFTMNLSGSGGGTTTGATAAGPQGAVVGGPVERCRRQSVVEALRTLSEDREEDATVDAIALTNQALNWEKECIERCQSKEDADKLEHILDVTQQKDALMAFYYTDSTTHRVRVTEIFNVTDTAPNSRASSPRRPRTETEARRRGDCMVDTSGPASSRRTPPLLRMSPVDEGTPTSPGQPPCFDEGPSTASSSLTSSPSTTGNAWNSSAEYADDSSSPSTSGASFNCEHKVPRRKNSVAFVTCGTR